The Fodinibius salinus genome includes a window with the following:
- a CDS encoding permease: MEQYLQLYGESAKTALGFFWKSGWAFVLGYFVSGMIQAFVPKKELTKYMGKGDFKSISLSTFFGAASSSCSFAALAAARSLVKKGAHFIAAVAFMFASTNLVIELGILIMIFLGWQFLAAEIIGGLVLIAISSLLIKWTYPESWLQAAREKVESEGDGLTEDFDWKERITSREGWQLAGHKFVNDWKMAWEDILIGFTIAGFVAVLVPESFWSTLFLADAQHLPNWLVTLENAAIAPFVAASTFIGSMGNIPLATVLNENGVLFAGIMGFIYSDLMVPPLVHINAKYYGWRVALYIAAVMFVSIVLTALILNGLFSFLDIVPESRRVVSEITQFKIDYTFWMNLGFVWLAGGLVWLHKKYIQEHEMKMMDMEGGGKIKKAAVYLFIAILVGGCVTFLMPAI; this comes from the coding sequence ATGGAGCAATATTTGCAACTTTATGGTGAGTCAGCCAAAACAGCCCTCGGTTTCTTCTGGAAGTCCGGCTGGGCATTTGTGCTTGGCTATTTTGTGAGCGGAATGATCCAGGCCTTTGTCCCCAAGAAAGAGCTTACTAAATATATGGGTAAGGGAGATTTTAAAAGTATCTCTCTGTCCACATTTTTTGGTGCTGCTTCCTCATCTTGTTCTTTTGCCGCGCTTGCGGCTGCACGGTCTTTAGTAAAAAAAGGTGCCCATTTTATTGCAGCTGTGGCCTTTATGTTTGCCTCTACTAATCTGGTTATCGAGCTGGGTATTCTGATTATGATTTTTCTGGGTTGGCAGTTTTTGGCAGCCGAAATAATTGGCGGGCTTGTACTCATTGCTATAAGTAGCTTGCTCATCAAATGGACCTATCCCGAAAGCTGGCTGCAGGCGGCTCGTGAAAAAGTAGAGAGTGAAGGAGACGGGCTGACGGAAGATTTTGACTGGAAAGAACGCATCACAAGCAGGGAAGGATGGCAGTTGGCCGGACATAAATTTGTCAATGACTGGAAAATGGCCTGGGAGGATATCCTGATCGGATTTACTATTGCCGGCTTTGTAGCCGTACTGGTGCCCGAATCGTTTTGGTCGACGTTGTTCTTGGCTGATGCCCAGCACTTGCCCAACTGGCTTGTAACGTTGGAAAATGCTGCTATTGCTCCCTTCGTGGCTGCCTCCACCTTCATTGGATCGATGGGTAACATTCCGCTGGCAACAGTACTCAATGAAAATGGGGTACTCTTTGCCGGTATTATGGGTTTCATCTATTCCGATCTGATGGTCCCACCGTTAGTGCACATTAATGCCAAATATTATGGCTGGCGGGTGGCATTGTATATTGCCGCGGTCATGTTTGTAAGTATTGTACTAACGGCCTTGATCCTGAACGGTTTATTCTCATTCTTGGATATTGTACCGGAAAGCCGCCGCGTAGTATCGGAGATCACGCAGTTTAAAATTGACTATACCTTCTGGATGAATCTCGGATTTGTGTGGCTTGCCGGTGGGTTAGTCTGGCTTCACAAAAAATATATTCAGGAGCATGAAATGAAGATGATGGATATGGAAGGTGGTGGCAAGATTAAGAAAGCCGCGGTGTATTTGTTTATTGCTATACTCGTCGGTGGGTGCGTTACCTTTTTGATGCCAGCAATCTAG
- a CDS encoding copper resistance system multicopper oxidase, producing the protein MKNDNNITRRKFLRYTASLAAMAGASAILPTYAFAGFGNRELLTPEGPDNIIDLTIGKMPHKIDGKQGEAIGINGTVPGPAIRLQEGEDVMLRVTNELEDTTSIHWHGILLPFQMDGVPGVSFDGIAPGETFEYRYPVRQNGTYWYHSHSGLQEQLGHYGPLIIDPADEDPVEYDREYPIVLSDWTFEDPHDVLANNIKMEGYYNYQKRTLGEFFKDTKENGLGDTIKDYLSFGKMRMSATDLLDVTGATYTYLMNGRGPDSNWNALFKKGEKVRLRFINASAGTTAFDIRIPGLEMTVVQADGQNVEPVPIDEFRIGIAETYDVIVEPKEEKPYTIFAESLDRSGYARGTLAPRKGMSAPVPELRSRPKRDMKDMGMNMAAMDMDGMNMKDDDMKNMGHEDMDHKNMDMSKDSKFPAKHGPDEHGPGAAAIAQNQFDRLDEPGIGLGNDGRKVLVYNDLKSLRPNKDKRDAQRDVELHLTGNMERYMWSFDGKQFHQVDGPIEFKHNERLRLTLINDTMMEHPIHLHGMWMELENGNGQYNPRQHTLLVQPAQRISALITPRDKGRWAFHCHILYHMERGMFRVVQVADEDGSIYGQDYS; encoded by the coding sequence ATGAAAAACGATAACAATATAACGCGACGAAAATTTCTTCGTTATACCGCTTCATTAGCTGCTATGGCAGGTGCAAGTGCTATTTTGCCGACTTATGCTTTTGCAGGTTTTGGCAATCGAGAGCTGCTCACTCCCGAAGGTCCTGATAATATTATTGATTTAACCATTGGTAAGATGCCTCATAAAATTGATGGGAAACAAGGCGAAGCCATTGGTATTAATGGTACAGTACCTGGACCTGCTATCCGCTTACAGGAAGGAGAAGATGTGATGCTTCGGGTTACCAACGAGCTGGAAGATACGACTTCGATCCACTGGCACGGAATCCTGTTGCCTTTCCAGATGGACGGCGTCCCCGGTGTCAGCTTTGACGGTATTGCTCCCGGCGAAACCTTTGAGTACCGGTATCCGGTACGGCAAAATGGAACGTATTGGTACCATAGCCATTCGGGCTTGCAAGAGCAGTTGGGCCACTACGGGCCACTGATTATTGACCCGGCTGATGAAGATCCGGTTGAATATGATCGCGAATATCCGATCGTGCTTTCCGACTGGACTTTCGAAGATCCCCACGACGTGTTGGCGAATAACATAAAAATGGAGGGTTATTACAATTACCAGAAGCGAACGCTTGGAGAATTTTTCAAGGATACAAAAGAAAATGGGCTGGGGGATACAATCAAGGATTACCTTTCTTTTGGCAAGATGCGCATGAGTGCAACTGATCTGCTCGATGTTACTGGTGCCACCTATACTTATCTAATGAACGGACGTGGTCCGGATTCCAACTGGAATGCCTTGTTTAAGAAAGGCGAAAAAGTGCGGCTGCGATTTATCAATGCCTCAGCGGGTACAACGGCTTTTGATATTCGCATTCCCGGCCTGGAGATGACCGTGGTGCAAGCCGACGGCCAAAATGTAGAGCCAGTGCCTATTGATGAGTTTCGCATCGGTATTGCTGAGACATACGACGTGATTGTTGAACCGAAAGAAGAAAAACCCTATACCATTTTCGCCGAATCACTGGATCGCAGCGGCTATGCCCGCGGTACGCTTGCCCCCCGCAAAGGTATGTCCGCTCCCGTACCTGAACTTCGTTCCCGCCCAAAGCGTGATATGAAAGACATGGGTATGAATATGGCTGCCATGGATATGGATGGTATGAATATGAAAGACGATGACATGAAAAACATGGGTCATGAAGATATGGATCATAAAAACATGGATATGTCCAAAGATAGTAAGTTTCCCGCCAAACATGGTCCTGATGAGCACGGTCCCGGCGCAGCAGCTATTGCCCAAAACCAGTTTGATCGGCTGGACGAACCCGGTATCGGCCTTGGCAATGACGGACGAAAAGTATTGGTATATAACGACTTGAAGAGCCTGCGTCCTAATAAAGACAAACGTGATGCGCAGCGTGACGTGGAACTCCATCTGACCGGCAACATGGAGCGCTATATGTGGTCGTTCGACGGTAAGCAATTTCACCAGGTAGATGGTCCCATTGAGTTTAAGCATAACGAACGACTCCGTCTCACGCTGATTAACGATACCATGATGGAACACCCCATTCACCTGCACGGTATGTGGATGGAGCTGGAAAACGGCAATGGGCAGTACAATCCTCGACAACATACCCTGCTCGTACAACCGGCACAGCGCATTTCAGCCCTCATTACACCACGTGACAAAGGGCGATGGGCATTCCATTGTCACATCCTTTATCACATGGAGCGCGGAATGTTCCGTGTCGTCCAAGTGGCCGATGAGGATGGTAGTATTTACGGACAGGATTACTCGTAA
- a CDS encoding copper resistance protein B, producing the protein MTKRASTFVLTAFAFIVITSSSAFAQKAPEFSNDLMMDDQSYGYLIAEKLEYRSVPGINPIMWEVQGYVGKDLNKFWFKSHGEALTTEREAEMEFQGLYSRAIGPYFNIQGGIRYDLAYEGGGNKSRGFAVIGLQGMAPYFFHVDGGMFISGNGDISASVEAEYDLLFTQRLIGQPIFETSVALQDVPEWGVGSGFKNVGLGFRLRYEFAREFAPYIGINWERKLGETADMARAGSGHVNKLSLLGGVRMWF; encoded by the coding sequence ATGACTAAACGCGCATCAACATTTGTTCTTACTGCTTTTGCTTTTATTGTAATCACCAGCAGCTCAGCTTTTGCTCAAAAAGCACCTGAGTTCAGTAACGATCTGATGATGGACGACCAATCCTATGGCTATCTGATTGCTGAAAAATTGGAGTATCGTAGTGTGCCTGGCATAAATCCCATCATGTGGGAAGTGCAGGGCTATGTGGGCAAGGACCTGAATAAATTCTGGTTTAAATCCCATGGAGAAGCGTTAACCACCGAAAGGGAAGCCGAAATGGAGTTCCAGGGCTTATACAGCCGTGCTATTGGTCCTTACTTTAATATTCAGGGAGGTATTCGCTACGACTTAGCCTATGAAGGTGGAGGCAACAAGTCCAGAGGCTTTGCGGTAATTGGCCTGCAAGGTATGGCTCCTTATTTCTTCCATGTTGATGGAGGGATGTTTATTAGTGGAAACGGTGATATTTCTGCCTCAGTGGAAGCTGAGTATGATCTGTTATTTACCCAGCGACTGATCGGTCAGCCAATTTTCGAAACGAGTGTCGCCCTGCAGGATGTCCCGGAATGGGGTGTCGGCTCTGGTTTTAAAAATGTTGGACTTGGCTTCCGGCTTCGCTATGAGTTTGCGCGGGAATTTGCTCCCTACATCGGTATCAACTGGGAACGCAAGCTGGGCGAAACCGCTGATATGGCACGTGCTGGAAGCGGCCACGTCAATAAGCTAAGTTTGCTGGGCGGTGTTCGCATGTGGTTTTGA
- a CDS encoding SHOCT domain-containing protein — translation MHMFNGMGGGWMILWWVIIIAAIVLIVRYLTPSRTTDPHKSALDILKERYAKGEISKEEFREKKKELQD, via the coding sequence ATGCATATGTTTAATGGAATGGGCGGTGGTTGGATGATTCTTTGGTGGGTCATAATCATAGCAGCTATTGTTTTGATAGTTCGTTATTTAACACCCTCCAGAACCACAGATCCGCATAAATCGGCCCTCGATATTCTGAAAGAACGTTATGCGAAAGGCGAAATCAGTAAAGAGGAATTCCGGGAAAAGAAAAAGGAATTGCAGGACTAA
- a CDS encoding zinc-dependent alcohol dehydrogenase family protein, with product MKALVYHGPGNRAYEEKPKPQVQDTTDAVVKITKTTICGTDLHIMKGDVPTVTDGRTLGHEGVGIIEEVGEGVSNFKKGDPVLISCITACGKCDNCKKQMYSHCENGGWILGNTIDGTQAEYVRIPYADTSLYHIPEGADKEALVMLSDILPTGFEVGVLNGKVKPGDVVAIVGAGPIGLAALLTAQFYSPAEIIMVDLDDNRLEASKEFGATKTVNSSDGNAIDKIMELTNNKGVDVSIEAVGIPTTFDICQNIIKAGGHIANVGVHGQSVDLKLEELWVHNITMTTGLVDTYTIPMLMKTLDSGQLEPEQLITHHFELDNIMEAYDTFGNAAEEKALKIILENK from the coding sequence ATGAAAGCACTCGTCTATCACGGTCCCGGAAATCGCGCATACGAAGAAAAACCTAAACCACAAGTTCAAGATACGACTGACGCCGTCGTCAAAATAACAAAAACAACAATCTGTGGAACCGACCTCCACATTATGAAAGGAGATGTCCCTACTGTGACTGACGGACGTACACTTGGTCATGAGGGCGTCGGTATTATTGAAGAGGTTGGTGAAGGCGTCTCCAATTTTAAAAAAGGAGATCCTGTTCTAATCAGTTGTATAACCGCCTGCGGCAAGTGCGATAACTGTAAAAAACAAATGTATTCGCACTGCGAAAATGGAGGATGGATTCTCGGTAATACTATTGACGGTACGCAAGCCGAATACGTACGTATTCCATATGCAGATACCAGCTTGTACCATATCCCTGAAGGAGCTGATAAGGAAGCGTTGGTAATGTTAAGTGATATTTTACCAACTGGTTTTGAAGTTGGTGTACTCAACGGTAAAGTTAAACCGGGCGATGTAGTTGCCATTGTAGGGGCTGGTCCCATTGGACTGGCAGCCTTGCTGACGGCCCAATTCTATTCTCCGGCTGAAATTATCATGGTAGACCTGGATGACAACCGACTGGAGGCTTCCAAAGAATTTGGAGCCACTAAAACGGTTAACAGCAGCGATGGCAATGCCATTGACAAGATCATGGAGTTAACTAATAACAAAGGCGTTGATGTTTCGATTGAAGCGGTGGGTATTCCCACAACTTTTGACATTTGTCAGAACATCATCAAAGCTGGCGGACATATTGCCAATGTAGGCGTTCACGGGCAAAGTGTGGATCTAAAACTGGAAGAGCTCTGGGTCCATAACATTACCATGACTACTGGGCTAGTTGACACCTATACTATCCCGATGTTAATGAAAACCCTTGATTCTGGGCAGCTTGAACCGGAACAACTAATCACCCATCACTTTGAACTAGACAATATCATGGAGGCCTACGACACCTTTGGCAATGCGGCCGAAGAAAAAGCACTAAAAATCATTCTTGAGAATAAATAA